Within Flagellimonas maritima, the genomic segment CAAAAGACTGGCAAAAAAACCATATGTCTTCTCAAGAATGTATGTTGATGGTGATTTTAAAGATAAAATTGTAGTCGGATTAAATTTGCCAAAAGGCAAAAAATCGCTTTGGGTAAAAGGTTTTTTCGGTGACGGCACTAAATTATATGATACGTACTCAGAAACCGAGGCAACCGTAACTAATGGTAAGGTCATTCTTGAAAATGACTTTGATATTGCATTGTTGGAGTTGGCCGAGTAACGATTATACCCTTGAATGCAACCCTATCCTGTTGCCTTCTGAATCCAAGAACAAACCCATAAAACTTATATCTGGACTGATTTGGGTTTTGGGCTTAAGTATTTTACCCCCCGCTTGCTCTATTCCATCAAGTTCATTTTGAACATCGCTACTCGCAAAATATAGTAGTACGCCATCCATTTTGCTAGGGCGATACCAATTGGGTTGCAAAATTAGTGAGCCATTTGCACCGGTTTTTCCATCGGCCCAAGGAAACCAACCCATCATGGTGCCACCAAAATTCTGTGTTTTTATTTTAATCTGAAAACCGTATCATAAAATATTTTGCCTCTGTTCATATCCAACACAGGAATTTCAAACCAAGTAACCATATTCTGTTCCATGAACTATTTTTCCAATTTCGATTTTAAACTGGCCAATCCTTCCTCAAAATCTCCTCCAACAGCTATGTCCATGTTCATAAATAGCATGAAAATACTGGTTGGGAATTTGTTCTTGCCAGAAAATCCCCATGTTACCTTGGTCCTATTTTCATTCACGGCTTCGGTCAACAAATAGGCATCAGAAATTGATTTCCAAGGTTTCAAGAAACGTAGTTCAGATTCAACACGTTCCCCATCAACAATTTTTATAATCTCCTGTTCCCCTTCGCCAACATCTTTATTTCCCTTCCAGTAGCTTACTGCCCCTACTTCACCATCGGTACCAGTAAATTTCTTTTCCATATTTGGGTCTTTCTTGTTCCATGGTGACCATGCATCTTGATTCTTGAGAAATTTCAAATTTTCAAAGACAGTTTTTTTGGGCTTGTCAATTTCAATTGACCTTGAAACATTATAAGATTTTGGTGCGATTGCTGCTAAGATCATAACGAGGAATACAATCCCCACGAGAATGTAAAGTGCTATAATCATTTGTATATTAATTGGTTATAATCTCAAAATACAAAAAATTATTTCAACTGGAATCTTTCTATAATACGTTCTACATCTTTGATCGATTTTTTGGTCCAATCCATTCTTTTTTCAAGTATCTCAATATCGGAAAGTTGCCACTGCATTTGGGAGTTTTTTAAGCACTGTACTAGCTTTTGAATAATAATTGCGGCTGAGACAGAGACATTCAAGCTCTCTGAAAAACCAACCATAGGTATTTTCAAAAAACTATTGGCCTTTTGTAATACTTCGTTGCTCAAACCTTCTTTTTCTGTTCCAAAAAATAGTGCGATTTTTGTTTTAAATTCAAAATTTGATAGTAAGGTCGAGTTATCATGAGGAGTTGTTGCAATGATTGTATATCCTTCGTCTTTCAAAACTCTAATACAATCTGAAGTTGTAGTATAACGATTCACATCTACCCACTGCTCGGCTCCCATAGCTATGTTCTTGTCCAATCGCTTACCAAATTTATCTTCTATTACATGTATTTCCTGTACCCCAAAAGCATCGCAGCTTCTGATCACGGCACTTGTATTGTGCAGTTGATATACATCTTCAATGGCAACGGTCAAAAATTTGGTTCTTTCAGCTAGTACATCCAAGAACCTTTGTTTTCGTTCTTCGGTAATGAAGTTTTCCAAATATGTCAATAGATCATCATTGAACATAAAGAACAAGATAGCAAAAAATGAATTTCTTATTTTTAAGGTACTATGGATAAAAAGCAGAAAATTGTTGTACTCACAGGTGCTGGAATGAGCGCGGAAAGTGGCCTAAAAACATTTCGTGATTCCAATGGGTTATGGGAAGGACACGATGTTATGCAGGTAGCTTCCCCAGAGGGTTTTCAAAGAAATCCCGAATTGGTACTGGATTTCTACAATCAGCGAAGAAGACAGCTTTTGGACGTTTTCCCAAATGAAGGGCACAAGGCCCTAGTATCGTTGGAAAATAAATTTGATGTAAGCATAGTGACCCAAAATGTGGACAACCTGCATGAGCAAGCGGGAAGTTCACATGTAGTTCATCTACACGGAGAATTATTTAAAGTCCGTAGTACAGTTGATGAAAATCAGGTACTGGATTGGAAAAAGGATTTGATTTTAGGGGATTTTGATAAAAATGGAAATCAATTGCGACCCCACATTGTTTGGTTTGGAGAAATGGTACCCATGCTTGAAGTTGCTATTGAAATAACCCAAACAGCAGATATTTTAATCATAATCGGGACTTCAATGCAAGTTTACCCGGCAGCAAGCTTAATTCACTACGTAGCAACAAGAAAGCCCATATATTTTATAGACCCCAAGCCAAGCATAAGCCAAAATGACTTTATCAACCTTACCGTGATTTCCAAAACAGCCGTAGAAGGTGTGCCCGACTTGGTCAAAACATTATCAACTGAATAAACTTGATGTAGTGACCCAACAACAACTGCATACGGCTCTAAATTCCAATCGGCTTTCCAAACAGAGAATCATGGAATTAGTGGACATACTGATCCATAAGCCTCAATTAACTGGAAGCTTGCTACAAGAAGTGTTTCAACAGGATAGGGAGGACAATTTCAACGCAAGTTGGGTGTTCGACCATCTCATGAGAGAAAGACTAATTTATCTATTACCACATCTTGAAACGTTTTCCAAAGGTTTGTCCACCCTTAAATCCGAGTCGGTCATTAGGCCGATGAGCCATATTTGTGAGTTATGCACGATTGCATATTTTAAAAATAAAGATATGGCCTTCCAGCAACAAATTACTTCAGAGCAATTGGAACGGATAATGACCGTGTGCTTTGATTGGCTCATAGGAAATCATAAAGTTGCGGCAAAAGTATTTGCCATGACCAGCTTATATTGGTTGGGGATGAAATATGATTGGGTCCACACTGAACTGAAGATTATTTTAGAACAGAACATCCATAAGGGCACTGCAGGGTACAAGTTCAGAGCTGGTAAAATATTATCAGAACTTAGAGGGCTTCACGTTTAATCTCCCTCTCTAATTAAGTATCTTTGCTGCTTTCTAAAATATTGACCGATGTCTTTGAACCAACTAAACGCAATTTCACCTATTGATGGCAGGTACCGTAACAAAACACAAGCTTTGGGAAGCTATTTCTCCGAAGAAGCATTGATTAAATACCGCGTTCAGGTAGAAATTGAATACTTTATAGCACTTTGTGAGATTCCCTTACCACAACTGGCTGATTTTGACACTTCAATGTTTTCCGACCTTAAAAAAGTGTATCTGGATTATTCTTCAGAAGATGCTTTGGCCATAAAGGAAATTGAAAAGACCACAAATCATGATGTAAAGGCAGTTGAATACTTTATCAAAAAAAAGTTTGATGATTTAGGACTGGAAAAGCATAAGGAATTTATCCACTTTGGACTAACATCCCAGGACATCAATAATACTGCAATTCCACTATCGATTAAAGAGGCCATGAACGATGTTTATGTTCCATTGTATTTTGAGGTTTTTGAAAAGCTAAAGGCGCTAGCATCAGATTGGTCCAATATTCCCATGTTGGCCAGAACCCATGGGCAACCAGCGTCCCCTACCCGACTTGGAAAGGAAATCGATGTTTTTGTGGAACGCTTAAAAGAACAGTTCAATCTGTTGAACGATATTCCCAGCGCAGCTAAATTTGGAGGGGCAACAGGAAACTACAATGCCCATAAAGTGGCATATCCGAGTGTGGATTGGAAAGCGTTCGGACAAAAATTTGTCCAAGAAAAATTGGGTTTACATCATTCTTTTCCCACTACACAAATTGAGCATTACGACCACATGGCGGCTCTCTTTGATTGTTTAAAAAGAATCAATACTATTTTCATTGATTTGAACAGGGATATGTGGACCTATATTTCCATGGATTATTTTAAGCAGAAAATCAAAGAGGGGGAAGTGGGATCATCTGCTATGCCACATAAGGTAAATCCCATAGATTTTGAAAATTCCGAAGGAAATTTAGGTCTTGCCAATGCACTTTTTGAGCATTTATCGGCAAAGCTTCCAGTTTCAAGATTACAAAGAGATTTAACGGACAGTACTGTACTAAGAAACGTTGGGGTTCCGTTTGCCCACACACAAGTGGCCTTACTTTCAATACTTAAAGGGTTGAACAAATTGGTCCTAAATAAAATAAAGTTTGAAGAAGATCTTGAGAACAACTGGGCCGTAGTGGCCGAAGCCATCCAAACTATCTTAAGAAGGGAAGGATATCCTAATCCCTATGAAGCCTTAAAAGGTCTCACCCGCACGAACGAAAGAATAAACCAAGCTTCCATAGCGGATTTCATTAATACTTTAGAAGTTTCCGATAAAATAAAAGAAGAACTAAAAAGAATAACCCCGGCAAATTATACTGGGATATGATTGCATAAAAAATCCCGGGCAATTTAGTTGCTCGGGATTCTGAACATACAAACGGTTTAATCTACCCTTTCAGAAATTCTCCAATTTCCCCTAGACCTTCACCTTTATAATCTGATTTTTGAATTGCTTGCATCAATTGAACGATATGCGCGGGATTCATATCTTTTCCGAGAACACGCACTAATGCAAAACCTTTTTCCTTGCTATCGCCATAAATAATGACCTCATCAATGGCATTTTCGTCACCTAAATATTTGATTACACCTTTTCCATACTGAGAATTAATTTTCATTAATTCCACAAATTCATCGTTCTTTAAGATTTCCTTTACTTTCTTTTTTTCAATTTGATACTCCGCAACATTTTCACTGGTCTTTTTAAAAGCCAAAAGATTGAACTTTCTCAAAGATTCCATTGCTTCGGATTCAGCGTCTGTAAGGTCAGCTCCATCCATTTTTAATATATTGGCAGGAACGTCTATTGAAATAAAGTTGGGATTCTCCGAATTGTCAACATAATATTCTTGTAAACTTTGCTGCGAAGAGCATGAAGCTACAAAAGCTGACATAAGTACCAATAGTGATTTGATTATATTTTTCATGAGACTGTAGTTTTATGATTGATATGTTAAAATAGTTTACGGTCAATAGTTATTAGTTGGGAAATATCATGTTTTGTTACACTTTATTTTCACTTCTAACTATTGACCGAAAACTGAATCCTTGGTTACTGTTTTTTACCAGCTTTATTTAATTCTTCGGGCAGGTTCATCTTTTTGGTCAGAGAATTGATTTTATTCAAATCGATATCACCTGTCAAAGAAAGTAGCACAGTTTCAAATTTTCTGCCATCAGTTTCTACTTCTTTTAAACCAGTAACGAACATCAACAGTTCACTAACATGGTCTGCATCCTTCCCCTGCTTAATGTAAAACTTAACATTGGCATCTTTGTCCTTTACGCGCATTAACTCTTCCATGGTAGAGGATTTTAGGTACTTGTCCACAGATGACTTCATATTATTGCCAATTTCTTTGTTATCCGTAGTGTACACCTTCAAGCTTTTAAGGCTACTGGCAATATCCATAAAGTCTTGTGCTTCTGGGTCGTCCACTTCCACATCTATCTTTGCAAGAAGGTTAAACATGCTCTTGTTGACTACTACAGAGGTGACATCGTCCAAATCTTCGTACTTATCGAACAATGATTGGGAAAAACCTAAAAATGGTAATAAGGTTATCGTTGCTATTAGAATATAATTTTTCATTTTTCTTAATTTAATTATTGTTATAAATTTTTTGTTTTGCAATCTGGAACTCTTTTAAATGTGCTACTTTTTCAGTGCCGCGACCAAAATTTTCCGCTAAGAGTTCAAAAGCTTTTTTTGTTTCTTGATAGGCATATTCTGCCTTCTTTCTCTCTCGGTATTCATTACCAAAATATAGGCCAAAGGTTAAAACAACCACAGCTGCTACGGAAATCCATTTATAATAGTTTTTTCTAGGTTTTAATGGAACCTGCCTTGTGTACTTTTCATCCTTGGCACTGGAAAAATAGTTGAACATTGGTCTATATTGTTCAAGATGTGTTGCTACACTTTCTTGAGAAAAATAGGCCTGTAATGTCTTTTCTTCCGCCACGGTTGTAGTGGCTTCGAAATATTTTTCCAATAATTTTTCTATGCTATCCAATTCCATAGTTATGTTTTTTTACTAATTCTTGTCTTACCATCTTCCTTGCTCTTGATAACGCTACTCGAACCGCTGTGGGTTTCATCTCCAAAAGCTCACATATTTCATCAAACTCATATTGTTCTACGTCACGCAATTGCAATACCATTTTTTGCTGCTCCGGTAGTTCGTTCATGATCCGTTGCATCCATTGTACACTATCTTCGGCTTCTAGTTGCTTTTGTAGTGATGTATTTTCATCACTATAATTGCTGTGCACCAACTTCAAATTACTGGCATGTTTGGATTTTAATCTATCCAAGCAGAAATTTTTGGTCATCGTCATTGCAAAAGCCTCTACGTTTTTATATTGTGATATGGTTTCGTTTTTTGACCATAACTTCAATAATATTTCTTGCGTTGCATCTTCTGCCTCTTCCCTAGAGACCAAAAGTCTTTTAGCCAATCTGTAGAGCTTGTCCTTAAAGGGCATTACTACATTTAAAAATTCGGCCTGTTTCATTTGGTTGTTTTGGTTGTTACAAGCTTTTTTGTCTGCTTACATTATCACGACGACACACATCGAATTTTGTTACAAAAGATTTGCATTCTCATGATATGTCTTTATTTTGCTACCTTGAAATTGTAAGAATTTAATCATAAATCCTACTTATCCAATATTGTTTCTGGTTTAATGGAATGATAATTGATAGTTTTGAGCAAAATATATGTTATGAAAAAATATTTATTTCTCCTCCTAGGGCTGTTACTGTTTACAATTAGTTGCAGTGATGATGACGATGGAATTACAAATCCCGAAACTCCAGACCCCACACCTGGAGCTGATGTTACCGTACAAAATTTTATGTGGAAAGCCATGAACCTGTGGTATTTTTGGCAGGGCGAAGTGCCAAATTTATCGGACACACGTTTTGCGAACGACGCCGAATACACTACTTTTTTGGAAGCAACTCCCGATCCACTGGATTTCTATAATAGTATACAATTTAATGAAGACCGTTTTAGTTTTTCCAATGATGACTATGAAGAATTGGTAAGCAACCTTTCTGGAGTGTCAAAAAGCAATGGATTGGAATTCGGTTTGATTCAATTCTCTGGAAGTAACGATATTTTTGGTTTTGTTCAATATGTGCTACCTGACTCTGATGCTTCCACTAAAGATATACAACGTGGGGACATTTTTACACGGGTTGATGGACAGCAATTGAACATCGATAATTATATAAGCTTGCTTTTTGGAAGCAACAACAACTATGTTCTTGGGATGGCCGAAATAAATAACGGTACAATAACCGATACATCAAAAGAAGTGAGCCTTACAAAAATCGAAAATTTTGTGGAAAATCCGATTCTGGTATCAGAGACCTTGGATGTTGGAGGAGAAAAAGTTGCATACCTCATGTACAACAGATTCTTGGGTAGTTTCAATGAAGAACTCAATAACGCATTTGCACAATTTGTGGCAGATGGAGCAACACAACTAATTTTGGATATGCGTTACAATCCAGGTGGGTCGGTAAACAGTTCAAGATTATTGGCCAGTATGATCCATAGCACCGATACTGATAAACTATATATACGCCAGCGATGGAACGCTAAAATACAGTCACAATTTTCTGCAGCACAATTAGAAGATAATTTTGCCAGTGGTATTGGAAATAACAATACAGGTTCCCCCATAAATACACTTGGCTTGAACAAGGTTTATGTTTTGGCAACCAATGATTCGGCATCAGCAAGTGAACTGGTCATGAACGGTTTGGCACCTTATGTGGACATTGTTCACATTGGTGAAACAACAAGAGGTAAAAATGAGTTCTCCATTACTTTAGTAGATGACCCAAATGGCGATTATATTTATAATTCAAATCGCGAAAATCAAATTAATGTCAATAACAGTTGGGGATTACAACCTTTAGTCGGTAGAAATGAAAATGCTGATGGCTTTTTTGATTACACAGATGGTTTGCCTCCAAATATTGTATTGCAAGAAGACCTTGAAAACCTAGGAACATTGGGAGATATCAATGAACCCTTACTTGCAAGAGCAATTGATGAAATTATGGGTGCTGTAAGTAAAAAAGACTTTTCAGTTAAAATGCCGGCTAAAACTTTTATGAGTTCCAGATTAATGACTCCGCTAAAGGATAACATGTATTTGGACAAGCCTTTGGAAATTAATATTAAATAAATAAAAAAGCGGCTCTTAAAGCCGCTTTTTTATTGGACCATCATATAATTACTAAAATGTCTGTATTTATTTGCTAGTCTCTTGGGAACCTCTATAATTTCAGGATGAAAAAGCCCTGCCAACACTTCTATTCCGTTGACAAGTGTATTGGCAGATGACTGGGTAAACATATCAAAATCTGCAATGTAAACGGCGTCTTCTTTTACTGCTTTTAATTCATTCCATCCCTCTTTTTTCATCAGCAAGTGCATTTCTTCAATGGTTCGTTCAATCGTAAAACCACAAGGCGCTATGACCAAAACCTCAGGGTCATACTTTACAATTTTATCCCATCGTGTTACGATACTCTCACCAGATGGGTTGGAAAGCATATCCACACCACCTGCATATGCAATTTGATGGGGAATCCAGTGTCCACAATTAAATATAGGATCCAACCATTCCATAAGCATAACACGCTTTGGTAAAGCCTTTGATGCTCTTAATCTATCGATTATACTATCGATTCTATTATTCAATTTTGCCAAATAAGAGTATGCTACTTCTTCCCTATCCATAGCTTTGGCAATAGTAATTGCAGATTGGAAAACGTCTTCTAAAGATTGTGGACTGATTGAAATCAATATTGGCTGCTTTTCCAAATTGGCTACCGCAGCTGCCGTACAGGCCGTATCTATTTGACATATATCGCACATGTCTTGTGTAAATATAACATCTGGAGAAATCTCTTCTAGAAGACCTTCATCAACATAGTATAAATCTTTTCCTTGATGCTTGCTCGCAGAAAATAATGTGTCTATTTCTTTGCTGGATAGATGTTTACCCTCCAAAATACACCGCACAATAGGTTTCTTTTCTTTCAATGCCTGCTCGGGGCATTCAAAAGTGACACCATAGAGCTGATTATCGAGACCCATATCATAGATCATTTGGGTAACCGCAGGCATAAAAGAACAGACTTTCAACATTCTATCGATTTAATTATTAAAAATTTAAATTAAAACCAGCACTAAAATTTCTCCCCCTGGTCGTAAAACCAAACACTTCAGTAAATTCTTCATTAAAAAGATTATTTCCATCAATAAACACTTTCAGTTTATTTTGAATAACATCATGCGAAAAATATAGGTTCACCAAAGAAAAAGAATCCAAAGCTACATTAAAAGCAGGATTTGGGAATGGTGGAAATACTGTATCAATTCTATCCCCAGTGAATTGATATCCAACAGAAGCAAAAGTTTTCTCTGAAAATTTATAACTTAATGTAAGATTTGCTTTATGTTTTGGAATCCTAATTGCACTATCTCCTTTTCGTTCAGTAAAAACATAATTGGCATCAAGAGTGAAGGTTTCCATAGGAGACAATGAAACCTCTACCTCAACACCACTCACATCTATTTCATCCGTAATATTTATGCTTTGAAAGTTTGCATCAAACCCAAACCTATTTTCCTCATTGCGATTAAAATAAACTGTGCTTAACCTTAATTTATCATTTACAAAGTATTCTACCCCTCCTTCTATTGTAGTATTCTCCTCTGGCTCTAAATTTGGATTTGCACCAAAATCCCCAAACAATTGTGTAAGATTAGGAGTAATATAAGATGTTGCATAACTACCCAAAAGCTTTATATAACCACTTTTCATGGGAAAAACGTAAGATGGATTGATATTATACACAACATGGTTCCCGTATTCAGAATGATTATTTAATCGTACACCAGTGTTCAAGTTAAGACCAAAATCGGAAACATATACCAAGTTTGCGTAGGGATCTATAATCGTAAAATCTACGGCATTGGTAAAAGAAGCTTTGTCTTTGATGTAATTTACACCTAAAACAGTATAGAACTTTTTATTGAAAACGTATTTGTTGTAGAAATCAAATACAAAATTTTCACCATTGGCGCTACTCTCGCCGGACGTACTTCTTGTATCTATCTCAAAATCCGTGTAAGCGGCATTAAATTGTATGGAACCCTTTCCATATTTAAATGTAGACGCAACTCCCACACGTTCTTGATCTTGTTTTAATCTGTTCGGAGCTTCGGCGCGGTCGGCGTCAAACTCCGATTTAAACTCAGTTTTATTTCCGTAAACTGACATATTGAAGTTCTTGGAAAATTCATATCCCAACTTAAGGTCTGTGCTATATTGTGAAAAATCATCTTCCTCATTTTCTGGGGTAATGGCTGCAGAAAGCCCATTGGAATACCGATTGGAAAAATTAAGCCCGTAGGAGAACTTGTCCAGTGTTCCACTAACACTTGCTCCGTTGGAAAAACTGGCGAGATTATAGTTTTGATCTTCAGAGGTTTGATTTGTACCAACAGTAGATTGAAAATTTCCTGCCATTCTTTCTTTGGAATTTTTCTTGGTCGTAATACTGATAACTGCCGTGGCTGCATTAGTGCCATAAAGTGTACTCGCTGCGCCTTTAATAATTTCGATGGATTCCACATTTGCGGTCGATAAAAGCCTTAAATCATATTCAACAGAAAATGAAGAAGGGTTTGTAACCCGAACACCATCAATAATAACAAGTACCTGGCGCCCGCGACCACCTCTAGCGAATACACCTAGAACATCACCATCCCTACCACGGCTACCCACGATTTCGATACCGCTTTTCGTATTGATTATCTGAGCTACGGTCCTACCTTGATTTCGTTTTAATTCTTCAGCTGAAACCTTAATTACTGTCTTTCCAGAATTCTCTCTTTTAAGCTCAAAACGGGAATCGCTTACAACCACCTCTTGTAGTTGTTGAATTTTAATTGAGTCTTTTTTTGTGTTCTGCGCAGAAAGACTCTTGCCCACTAAAATAGCGGCACCTAACCATAAATAATTGATTTTCATTTTCGTTTACTGAAATAAACGGGAGAATAGTATGTCTGTACCCATACGTAAACCTTTGTCCCGAAAGTTTAACATGCTTTGTTTGAATTTGGCAGGTCTCCTGACTTGTTCAATGCTGTTTTGCCTTCCCACTCGTGCTTTACTTTTCTCCTTGGCACAAGCAGTGGCTATGAAGTAAACAACATCCTCGTTGGTAACAAGGTGCCAAGAAACTCTTGGCATGAATTTACAGTTG encodes:
- a CDS encoding VOC family protein, yielding MMGWFPWADGKTGANGSLILQPNWYRPSKMDGVLLYFASSDVQNELDGIEQAGGKILKPKTQISPDISFMGLFLDSEGNRIGLHSRV
- a CDS encoding SRPBCC family protein; the encoded protein is MIIALYILVGIVFLVMILAAIAPKSYNVSRSIEIDKPKKTVFENLKFLKNQDAWSPWNKKDPNMEKKFTGTDGEVGAVSYWKGNKDVGEGEQEIIKIVDGERVESELRFLKPWKSISDAYLLTEAVNENRTKVTWGFSGKNKFPTSIFMLFMNMDIAVGGDFEEGLASLKSKLEK
- a CDS encoding TrmH family RNA methyltransferase is translated as MFNDDLLTYLENFITEERKQRFLDVLAERTKFLTVAIEDVYQLHNTSAVIRSCDAFGVQEIHVIEDKFGKRLDKNIAMGAEQWVDVNRYTTTSDCIRVLKDEGYTIIATTPHDNSTLLSNFEFKTKIALFFGTEKEGLSNEVLQKANSFLKIPMVGFSESLNVSVSAAIIIQKLVQCLKNSQMQWQLSDIEILEKRMDWTKKSIKDVERIIERFQLK
- a CDS encoding SIR2 family NAD-dependent protein deacylase, with amino-acid sequence MDKKQKIVVLTGAGMSAESGLKTFRDSNGLWEGHDVMQVASPEGFQRNPELVLDFYNQRRRQLLDVFPNEGHKALVSLENKFDVSIVTQNVDNLHEQAGSSHVVHLHGELFKVRSTVDENQVLDWKKDLILGDFDKNGNQLRPHIVWFGEMVPMLEVAIEITQTADILIIIGTSMQVYPAASLIHYVATRKPIYFIDPKPSISQNDFINLTVISKTAVEGVPDLVKTLSTE
- a CDS encoding adenylosuccinate lyase: MELVDILIHKPQLTGSLLQEVFQQDREDNFNASWVFDHLMRERLIYLLPHLETFSKGLSTLKSESVIRPMSHICELCTIAYFKNKDMAFQQQITSEQLERIMTVCFDWLIGNHKVAAKVFAMTSLYWLGMKYDWVHTELKIILEQNIHKGTAGYKFRAGKILSELRGLHV
- the purB gene encoding adenylosuccinate lyase, which encodes MSLNQLNAISPIDGRYRNKTQALGSYFSEEALIKYRVQVEIEYFIALCEIPLPQLADFDTSMFSDLKKVYLDYSSEDALAIKEIEKTTNHDVKAVEYFIKKKFDDLGLEKHKEFIHFGLTSQDINNTAIPLSIKEAMNDVYVPLYFEVFEKLKALASDWSNIPMLARTHGQPASPTRLGKEIDVFVERLKEQFNLLNDIPSAAKFGGATGNYNAHKVAYPSVDWKAFGQKFVQEKLGLHHSFPTTQIEHYDHMAALFDCLKRINTIFIDLNRDMWTYISMDYFKQKIKEGEVGSSAMPHKVNPIDFENSEGNLGLANALFEHLSAKLPVSRLQRDLTDSTVLRNVGVPFAHTQVALLSILKGLNKLVLNKIKFEEDLENNWAVVAEAIQTILRREGYPNPYEALKGLTRTNERINQASIADFINTLEVSDKIKEELKRITPANYTGI
- a CDS encoding DUF4252 domain-containing protein: MKNIIKSLLVLMSAFVASCSSQQSLQEYYVDNSENPNFISIDVPANILKMDGADLTDAESEAMESLRKFNLLAFKKTSENVAEYQIEKKKVKEILKNDEFVELMKINSQYGKGVIKYLGDENAIDEVIIYGDSKEKGFALVRVLGKDMNPAHIVQLMQAIQKSDYKGEGLGEIGEFLKG
- a CDS encoding DUF4252 domain-containing protein, which produces MKNYILIATITLLPFLGFSQSLFDKYEDLDDVTSVVVNKSMFNLLAKIDVEVDDPEAQDFMDIASSLKSLKVYTTDNKEIGNNMKSSVDKYLKSSTMEELMRVKDKDANVKFYIKQGKDADHVSELLMFVTGLKEVETDGRKFETVLLSLTGDIDLNKINSLTKKMNLPEELNKAGKKQ
- a CDS encoding RNA polymerase sigma factor, with product MKQAEFLNVVMPFKDKLYRLAKRLLVSREEAEDATQEILLKLWSKNETISQYKNVEAFAMTMTKNFCLDRLKSKHASNLKLVHSNYSDENTSLQKQLEAEDSVQWMQRIMNELPEQQKMVLQLRDVEQYEFDEICELLEMKPTAVRVALSRARKMVRQELVKKHNYGIG
- a CDS encoding S41 family peptidase; the encoded protein is MKKYLFLLLGLLLFTISCSDDDDGITNPETPDPTPGADVTVQNFMWKAMNLWYFWQGEVPNLSDTRFANDAEYTTFLEATPDPLDFYNSIQFNEDRFSFSNDDYEELVSNLSGVSKSNGLEFGLIQFSGSNDIFGFVQYVLPDSDASTKDIQRGDIFTRVDGQQLNIDNYISLLFGSNNNYVLGMAEINNGTITDTSKEVSLTKIENFVENPILVSETLDVGGEKVAYLMYNRFLGSFNEELNNAFAQFVADGATQLILDMRYNPGGSVNSSRLLASMIHSTDTDKLYIRQRWNAKIQSQFSAAQLEDNFASGIGNNNTGSPINTLGLNKVYVLATNDSASASELVMNGLAPYVDIVHIGETTRGKNEFSITLVDDPNGDYIYNSNRENQINVNNSWGLQPLVGRNENADGFFDYTDGLPPNIVLQEDLENLGTLGDINEPLLARAIDEIMGAVSKKDFSVKMPAKTFMSSRLMTPLKDNMYLDKPLEINIK
- a CDS encoding ABC transporter substrate-binding protein, giving the protein MLKVCSFMPAVTQMIYDMGLDNQLYGVTFECPEQALKEKKPIVRCILEGKHLSSKEIDTLFSASKHQGKDLYYVDEGLLEEISPDVIFTQDMCDICQIDTACTAAAVANLEKQPILISISPQSLEDVFQSAITIAKAMDREEVAYSYLAKLNNRIDSIIDRLRASKALPKRVMLMEWLDPIFNCGHWIPHQIAYAGGVDMLSNPSGESIVTRWDKIVKYDPEVLVIAPCGFTIERTIEEMHLLMKKEGWNELKAVKEDAVYIADFDMFTQSSANTLVNGIEVLAGLFHPEIIEVPKRLANKYRHFSNYMMVQ
- a CDS encoding TonB-dependent receptor plug domain-containing protein, whose amino-acid sequence is MKINYLWLGAAILVGKSLSAQNTKKDSIKIQQLQEVVVSDSRFELKRENSGKTVIKVSAEELKRNQGRTVAQIINTKSGIEIVGSRGRDGDVLGVFARGGRGRQVLVIIDGVRVTNPSSFSVEYDLRLLSTANVESIEIIKGAASTLYGTNAATAVISITTKKNSKERMAGNFQSTVGTNQTSEDQNYNLASFSNGASVSGTLDKFSYGLNFSNRYSNGLSAAITPENEEDDFSQYSTDLKLGYEFSKNFNMSVYGNKTEFKSEFDADRAEAPNRLKQDQERVGVASTFKYGKGSIQFNAAYTDFEIDTRSTSGESSANGENFVFDFYNKYVFNKKFYTVLGVNYIKDKASFTNAVDFTIIDPYANLVYVSDFGLNLNTGVRLNNHSEYGNHVVYNINPSYVFPMKSGYIKLLGSYATSYITPNLTQLFGDFGANPNLEPEENTTIEGGVEYFVNDKLRLSTVYFNRNEENRFGFDANFQSINITDEIDVSGVEVEVSLSPMETFTLDANYVFTERKGDSAIRIPKHKANLTLSYKFSEKTFASVGYQFTGDRIDTVFPPFPNPAFNVALDSFSLVNLYFSHDVIQNKLKVFIDGNNLFNEEFTEVFGFTTRGRNFSAGFNLNF